In Metopolophium dirhodum isolate CAU chromosome 5, ASM1992520v1, whole genome shotgun sequence, the sequence AACTGTTATCACCATACGATCCAGGATAACTTTGAGGTACTCTTTTTCCATCTAAAGGTGATTGAACACTTGAAAGACCATTTCGGTTAGGTTCTCCAGGTGGTGAATATCCAGGTTGCTGGACACCAGTCCCACTAGAACCTAATGTATCTTGAGGCTGATCATAAGTAGgttgaatttgatttatatttccaCCAGATGGAACATTTCCAGATTGCTGAACACCAGACCCTCCAGAGCCAAATGTACCTTGAGGTTGGCCATAACTAGgttgaatttgatttatatttccaCCTGATGGATTGTATCCAGGTTGCTGAAAACCAAGCCCTCCAGAGCCTAATGTACCTTGAGGTTGTCCATAACCAGgttgaatttgatttatatttccaCCAGATGGAACATTTCCAGATTGCTGAACACCAGACCCTCCAGAGCCTAATGTACCTTGAGattgaatttgatttaaatttccaCCTGATGGAACATTTTCAGGTTGCTGGACACCAGTCCCTCCTGAGCCTAATGTACCTTGAGGTTGACCAAAATTAGGTtgcatttgatttatatttccaCCAGATGGAACGTAATCAGGTCGTTGAAAACCAGACCCTCCGGAGCCAAATATACCTTGAGgttgaatttgatttatatttccaCTTGATGGAACATTTTCAGGTTGCTGGACACCAGTCCCTCTTGAGCCTAATGTACCTTGAGGTTGAACAAAATTAGGTtgcatttgatttatatttccaCCAGATGGAACGTAACCCGGTCGTTGAAAACCAGACCCTCCGGAACCTAATGTACCTTGAGgttgaatttgatttatatttccaCCAGATGGAACATTTCCAGATTGCTGAACACCAGACCCTCCAGATCCTAATGTACCTTGAGGTTGGCCATAAATAGGTtgcatttgatttatatttccaCCTGATGGATTGTATCCAGGTTGCTGAAAACCAAGCCCTCCAGAGCCTAATGTACCTTGAGGTTGGCCATAACTAGGTtgcatttgatttatatttccaCCAGATGGATCGTATCCAGGTCGTTGAAAACCAGACCTTCCAGAGCCTAATGTACCTTGAGGTtgcatttgatttatatttccaCCAGATGGAACATTTCCAGATTGCTGAACACCAGACCCTCCAGAGCCTAATGTACCTTGAGGTTGGCCATAACTAGGTtgcatttgatttatatttccaCCAGATGGAACGTACCCAGGTCGTTGAAAACCAGACCCTCCGGAGCCTAATGTACCTCGAGGTTGGCCATAATTAGGTTGAATTGGATTTATATTTCCACCCGTTGAAGCGTATCCAGGTTGCTGGACTCCAGTCCCCCCAGAGCCTAATGTACCTTGAGGTTGACCAAAATTAGGTtgcatttgatttatatttccaCCCGATGAAGCGTATCCAGGTTGCTGGACACCAGTCCCTCCGGAGCCTAATGTACCTTCAGGTTGGCCATAACTAGgttgaatttgatttatatttccaCCTGATGGATTGTATCCAGGTTGCTGAAAACCAAGCCTACCAGAGCCTAATGTACCTCGAGGTTGGCCATAACTAGGTTGAATTGGATTTATATTTCCACCCGTTGAAGCGTATCCAGGTTGCTGGACACCAGTCCCCCCAGAGCCTAATGTACCTTGAGGTTGACCAAAATTAGGTtgcatttgatttatatttccaCCCGATGAAGCGTATCCAGGTTGCTGGACACCAGTCCCTCCGGAGCCTAATGTACCTTGAGgttgaatttgatttatatttccaCCAGATGGAACATTTCTAGATTGCTGAACACCAGACCCTCTAGAGCCTAATGTACCTTGAGgttgaatttgatttatatttccaCCTGATGGAACATTTTCAGGTTGCTGGACACCAATCCCTCCTGAGCCTAATGTACCTTGAGGTTGACCAAAATTAGGTtgcatttgatttatatttccaCCAGATGGAACGTAACTCGGTCGTTGAAAACCAGACCCTCCGGAACCTAATGTACCTTGAGgttgaatttgatttatatttccaCCAGATGGAACATTTCCAGATTGCTGAACACCAGACCCTCCAGAGCCTAATGTACCTTGAGGTTGACCAAAATTAGGTtgcatttgatttatatttccaCCAGATGCAACGTATCCAGATTGTTGAAAACCAGGCCCTCCAGAGCCTAATGTACCTTGAGGTTGGCCATAATTAGGTTCCATTTGATTTGCATTTCCACCCCATGAAACGTACCCAGGTTGTTGAAAACCAGATCCTCCGGAGCCTAGCGTACCTTGAGgttgaatttgatttatatttccaCCAGATGGAACATTTCCAGATTGCTGAACACTAGACCCTCCAGAGCCTAATGTACCTTGAGGTTGGTAATAACTAGgttgaatttgatttatatttccaCCTGATGGATTATACTCAGGTTGCTGAAAACCAAGCCCTCCAGAGCCTAATGAACCTTGAGGTTGGCCATAGCTAGGTTGAATGTGATTTATATTTCCACCTGATGGAACGTATCCAGGTTGTTGAAAACCAGGCCCTTCCGAGCCTAATGTACCTTGAGGTTCGCCATAATTAGGTTCCATTTGATATACATTTCCACCCGATGGAACATACCCATGTCGTTGAAAACCAGACCCTCCGGAGCCTAATGTACCTTGAGGCTGGCCATAGCTATGTTGAATTGGATTTAGATTTCCACCAGATGGAGTGTATCCAGGATGTTGTACACTAGGCACGCCTGATCCTAATGTATCTTGAGGTAGTCCATAACTAGGCTgtatttgattttgattattttctcCTCCATATAAAGGGTAACCTTGCTGTTGGGTGATAGGTACCTGTGTAATACCAACTTGTTTTCCCTCGTTTGGAATTCTTTCGTTATTTTGTGAATTAGTTATTTGAAATTCATTTACTCTTTTATTATTTGACAATGCATTAAGACATGTCTGGTATAAGAAATTGCATAGCGAAGGTAAATTCAGTGTGGTATAACCTTGGCCTCCGTGTATATTTGAAGACAACGGATATCCATTGTGTATAGTTCCAGCAGCTTCGTTTTTAATCCCTTGCTCGTTTTGTGAGTTCGTATCACTTGAAATAGGCTTTTTTGGTGATAATTGACCTAAAACATTTGGCATTTGTTGTTGATAGTTATGTATAGGGATAGATGGATAATTTGATGGTTTATTTTGATGTCCTATTGAAGTAGTTACTGGAACTTGTGGATTGTAACTAGGACGCGTCCATTCGGAATTAGGTGTGTTATGTGGAGTCAATATTCCATGACCTAACCCTGAAGGAATATTGGGAAAGCCTGACTGATTTATTTGCTGATCTACATTAGGATTGTTAGTATCGATTTTATTTGGATAGTCCCAGCTACTGGGATTTAATGGACTAGAATTAATGGAATATGTGTTTGGGTAAACAGCATCATTGTTTACAGTTTTTTTGGATTCAGGTGAATTCGTATTAGCTAAATTTGGATTCTGTTCGTTTGCAGAACTATATACACGTCCCGAGTCTATATTACCCAGTTCTTTAGTATTATTTGATTCTGAACCTTGGTTTTTACCTGGATATTGATCATAAAAATACGGTACGTTACCATATCCATGATCTCGATTTCccggtatattattgtttgttcctAAACCCGGATATTGACTGACGATAGACGGATTGATACCAGATCCTTGATTTCGGTTACCcggtaatttattgtttgtttccGAACTTGTATATTGACCATCGATAGACGGAGTTCTACCATAACCTTGATATTGGTTTCCTGGTAATGTATTGTTTGTTCCTGATCCTGGATATGTATCTGGATATTGTCCATTAATAGAATGTTCTCTTTGATTTTCTTCATTTTGTAAGCCTGGTGCCTGCCTATTTGTATTTGATACACTATATGGTCTTGAATTTTCATTTTGAGGAACAGAATTTATAGGTCGAAGCGATGGAAAATTTCCCAGATGAGGATTGTCCACGTGTGTTGAATGCGTTCTATAATCCTGCCCAGAACATTCATCACATTCACCAAAGCTTGACTGACTTTGAGCTTGTCCCATACCATTTAAAccacctaaaaatattattatatacatgaaaaattatgtacctaaatattttgtatgttaatGAACctttttacagttttttctttatttaattcgTGCCCACCGTATAAAGCAATTTATTAAGCAAACACGACTCGTATTAATGagattttattagaattatttaatttaattcagactatatatatatattctacatATGTAGTAGtatgtaccaggtacctatgtattttagaaaatgtatatgGATCCATAGCATGTAGACTTAGTAGACTCTACGTTATACTGCAtagtaatagtacctactatttttttttttttaattaacagaaCTAGCATCTAAGTTTAGATGTCGATAATagatattaagtacctatagccTAGATATAGGCTATAGTACCTACATGGGGGTTCCCGTTTTCCGTCAAAATGACCTTCGTCCGTTATCACCATGACCGTTTTCCACCAAAGGTTATATTCCGATTTCcgccaaacaaaattaataaataatttgaggtATTTTTTGAGAATCCCTAAACCTTAATCCTTCAAATAGTAATGTACGCGCCTTGTATTACAGACGACACAttgatcatattaaaatattaaatgcatataaaattaaacaaatagtaGGTTTAATTAGAAAGATCACAAGTTTCTCgtccaaataatacattaaattataaaaattaaaacttcattaaaagacaaaaattcaaacatattttaacacattgaatattaattaagataTGAAAAAGATATTTGTTTAACAAACTCGAACCTAGCTAAATGCCCACGAATGTGTTTTGAATGTAGGTATTCTTATTTgtcttgaattatttatataataatatggcgggATATAACTGATATTAATAAGTGTTctcaaaaaatatcttaaataatttattaattttttttttgcggatATCGGAATATAACCTATGGCGGAAAACGGTTATGGCTAATAACAGGCGAGAGTTTTACCCACTTACATTGCCGCAACTATGAGGAGGGGTGAAAAAGGGTCTTTAGCACCCCTTGTTGTTTAGgtctatcattattatagtgattttaccttttaaaccttaatatttatgtttttaaaatatgaaatattatagcacTCCACGTTTTAGAGGTCTAgtaaataactaataggtacctactaccattgattatacataatgattaatgatcaATGCTACTACCTACTACCAACTAGAAACCAATAGAAAGTATTTTTGCAGTAAAGTATTTACAACAATTTGCGATAAATGTGTTGGATGAAAACTTgcagttttcaaatttatttataaatacttggcttgaattatttaaatataatttatattaattaaacataatatttctacattttatttGGAAATATATCAGACACTTACTGACTGTTGCCCTCGATAAATCAGGTTGTGACAAAGCTTCAGCCAATCCATTTTTTGTTTCTTGATTAGAATTTTTTGAACCAAAACTAACAAATTGAGTTTGGGTTTGACCTTGATATCGTTTCTTATCTGTTGAACGTTTTGATCTACTAAAACTCTTATTGTcgaagttatttaaaataatgattttatcttTGCAAAAGTTTCTTAAATTTTCACCAATAATTTCAACcatctatattaaaaaaaaaatacaatatttcagtaaatagaaccaaatactattattatttttttactgttaaataaaaatatatttattttacttcatCTTCAGTTAATTCCATATTTTggtcataattgtttttaaaatttaaaatgtttgtttgatCATCCACTAGTTTTAAAACACATTCTTTGgtcatttcatttttatgtGCAGTTATTTTCTGAAATCATAATAAATCGTTACCTATTTCGTAAATTAtgataccaaataataatataatatacgcgctaGTAGGGGCAGTGCATATTCTGGGTCAATTATCATAATCGTTATTAGGGCTGGAATTTTAAAGCCCTACAAAATGCTTGTATGACCAAACAATTCTGAATAATGcactacaaattaaaaaatacactacattaattttttctaataactttcatataaattctaatataaatttggaataaatgataataatataatatacattttaaagaattataaaAGAGTTTTAAAGACAGAACTGATCATTTAGAACTTTTTTAACCTGGAAAAACAATTGTTtccaaacattattattattatttttaggttcagatcatatatttatttactaatacatagttatagttttttaaatttttatagaaaaatcatgtaaaaattcaaaaaatcttaaaaattcaaaaatacatgCAATGTATATGTTTTAAAACGAGCATTGCGTATAGATTCGAAAACAATATAAAGTACGAGTACCTACATCGATATCAAAGccttaatcattatttattaggtaatatacattttttaaagactaaaaataaaaacccttTTCACCGagtgatttttattacactcGATTATGAATATCAGAACTGTGGACGATGCTTTTAtcgatttattttgtataacatatagatacctataattgATGGGGCCAAGTGTAGTGTCAACCaagtttttactcttttttataaaaaatttagatGTTCATAGATTGTATACAATAGTTTAAAGTTTGTGGTATCAATGACTGAATAAGCtagaaacatttaattttataaataacccaACATTATCAAAACAATGGtaacgatttatttattaaaaaaaatacatttgtaacctaattaaaaattacttataaattaatgttgtaaaattaaattttatctaactatatattataattcataaataatttttacattccCTACCTATATGAAAGGAAACATGTCACTAACAATAGTCACTAACCTGCCTTATCACTAATCGGATAGGTagtgaaacaaaaaatttaaaaatgacaatattccCCCCTCCTTGACAAGTTCTTCCGAACGCCCTTGGAAAAAACTATATGTTAACTTACTTTTTCCTTATCGAAAAATTCTGTATTGGAGATTGCCGAGGATGTACCAATATCATTTGTActtttatttaacattgaacCATTCTGAAAAAAGTACAGCCTGATaactttttatgaaaaaaaatatattaaaaattaaacttttttgttaagaggatgtcggtgcattatttgttttctgtctctggcccacgcgctaCATATACGAAACGCATTTaagcagaatcattttttctatgtttttaagtaatcttagagtaaaatcacacattacaaaaaataaagagaataatatttttgagggaatgacatattgatttgtctaaatactgtctcaaaacaatttaaacataatttaaatttacaacatttttttgtttattttaaaaatcgaatacaaagtcaaataacaataaaatataaaatggagatgtcattccctcaaaaatattactcacgatcttttttgtaatgggtaatTTTACtcaaacatagaaaaaataattctgcgttaatgcgttttgtctatgttgcgcgtgggccagagagagaaaacacatagtgcgctgacatctttttaatattaatcataataatttatatgtttaacaCTTAAATAAAGTAAGGTTAGGTAGTACTGTTAAATCTGCAGAGTTCATGAACTCAACTTCGTAAGCGTGTTTTGTATTTTGGTGGGCAGGTATctcattattatacttaaaagccataattataaattaattgatgGATAACTATTCATAGTTTACCAAGTTATAAGTAGTAATAATAGttccattaaatatttaacttataagATTACGTTTtacaggaaaataataataacttcctCAATTTCTAGACTGTTTCTCCACAATATATGGAGCTTCAAATagctattttgaaaatgtcatgggCCTATGCGGTAATACGGTCCTGTAGGTAgatatttaatagaaataaatacgGAACATACGTAGAGTATATTATTGGGATTTCGATACAATAGGTAGATaacttgtgaaaaaaaatagtacgaatggtataagtacctataattattaagatatcGGCATACCTACATTCAAAGAAGTAAGTTATGTACAAACCTATCGCTATGTGCTTAAGTATTTATGccgtttgtttaaaatttaaatgacaaactaaaaattaatataataagcgtATCGgtattattaaatctaaatatgattttttatcaatctttatattataatactatagtctataatagttaaatataaatttaaatattttctggtAAATATGCATTGTTGATGTTATTACATAAGATACAttcttatatactataatatacttatatacatgcattttatataaaactacataaataggtattaggtaggtatatttaaaataccaatacaataaaaaatttctaaattttaccttggatttaaaatcaatattagaaTGATAACCGTGGGATACAGCTATACAAATCAAGAATACACACAAAAAACACGAAGTAGCCATAATGGcaaaattaacttaaacaactcaaaaaaaattataccaacaTCACATGTATTCATCTACGACTATTTTGAACATCGAATGACAAACGCCCGAATGTCTGAagtgtggattttttttttgttaaatgagttcttataaaattattaaaacatctGCGAGCTTAAGCAGAAGGgagtgtattaaaaatgtatacagggTGTTTCGAATGTCtactactaaaaataattataaaatattaaggatTCATTTTcgactattaaaaaaataggtggtgtataaatattattgtattttatatttaatcaacaaGACATTTGAATacatgttatgtatattataaaaaattgaactataatCACTTGGATATAATTTAACAGCCAGGGaataaattgattacattaatctTTGTATAGAGGTTCAAACGTTCCagcgtattatttttttttctaatatttttataaaatacctacctaattaatttcCCTAAAAATATCTAgtcctaaataattatgagTAAGTATCTGTTTTTCAAAACAATCacgatacctatacctatataggtacatttaaaaattaatcatcgCCATCATGACAAATATGTCTTACTGTCTTAGATTGAGATGTAGGTATTGcgaatatgtaatattttgtacactgcACAAATAGGCACCTACTCTATAATAatgccatattttatttaaaatcacaataatatgcaaatatgcaaaaacaaaaGTATTGGTTTAAGTAGGccaattattttctattcaaattattttaataagaaattttgttttaaatcatcCTGTagatatatttaacatttgtttcaTCATGCGTGTTCTTTTACCGctaacctaattttttttttttgacagtcTGATGTCAAATCGTTCAGGATCAAAGGCCATTTACTAATTTCCAAacgtgtataggtactataacatTTTGCTTAAAGCCAGAGAACgatagttcataatattgtatcaataaatGAATCGCTTAATGCAGTCACTGCGGATATACCTACCTTTATTTCGCTTCGCGCATTGTTCAAGTATCTATTTATCGtcgtaaaatataagtataggaTATAGGTTAGAGAAAAAACCAAACAAGCGCggtgttcttaaaaaaaaaaaagtatataggttatagaaatattttaggaAATTATATAATGACGCATATGAATATCTGGCGAATTAATCATACGCGTAACACAAACGTCCACACGCGTGGCTATCAAATAAGCGACCtaaaatcatatacatatatacgatggtggaaaaaaattaaaattaaaattaaatgaatcgAGAGAAGTTAACTTACCGCCGTCGTGGATTTTAATGACcgggaacaaaaaaaaaaaaaaaacgaatagcaTATTACATTAGCAGCCTTGTGCGAATTTAATTATTCCGGTCAGGCGCCGCCGCCCGTCTTCCGACTACAGAACGAAAATTGGTTTTCGTTTCGGCCCATAACACGCCGCGGCCTATATAAGACCGACGACGGGTAAAGATCTTCATAAATCAGATCCTTTGTACATTTGCTGCGCTGCAGCAGTGTAGCGCGTATCAACAAACTCgtcaattcaaaaacgaataactcttcgcatattataatcgtaaagtACTTAAACCTATATAGGTTTTAGGCGTGTTTGAGGAGGTTTTTCAAAAAGTTGGGTTTATAGCTGTAGCTAAGCGGGTActggtacaatatattataataggtaatatgataggtataaaatatgcgCGCCAAAACCCAATCGGCGAACTGAAATGTGTACAACGATCgacgatttatttattattttcaagacaATGGgacacaaatacacaatcaTTTCCTTTACTATTTACACAAATAGGTATATGTAAGCGGTATATTGGGTACCTAGGTAACTGCAACTACGCATGTTAAtggttaggtacttatattatacctgtatGTGGTACCTACGTGCAATACACTgtgtataggtaaataaattattataatattacaatcgatAACCAAAGACCAAAAGGTTAGCCGTTGAGGTTATCGTGGGTCTCGGTCtccgtattttaaaattattatctatacgcGCATTAGTTACGTCCTTCGCACTCACGAATTGCGTTCTATTGTTTATTGTCATAAATTACATAGGAATACGTAttccttattattttgttttcttttgtCATCCACACATCAGACCATTCAATCATGTCGAAACTAACCATCGTCTTGTCAATGGCCGCGTTGTGCTCTCTGTCCACAGCGGCTCCAGACTTCTACAGCGATAAGGAGAACGTGCTGCAAGCCGAGGGATTCGGAAACGAAGAAATTAAAGAATCCAATTTGAGTAAGTGAACGGAAAATTTCAttcgtttattgtttttattaatttacctatatacctaggtataatggctacaatatttatacctaccaatttaaatatttgtttgtaataCGCATGTTTGATATTAGGCAGGCacctattcataatttatatcgaTGTATGGTGTACCGCGTACTTGGGCCAATATAgcctaacatttttattaaaatgttaatttttttcttgttttcgaCTAATGTATAGGTATGATAAGCTAATCATAATAGGTACCCATGCAAATACAAAGCTAAAGtctataattcattaattatattataggt encodes:
- the LOC132945979 gene encoding uncharacterized PE-PGRS family protein PE_PGRS54-like isoform X2, with the translated sequence MATSCFLCVFLICIAVSHGYHSNIDFKSKNGSMLNKSTNDIGTSSAISNTEFFDKEKKITAHKNEMTKECVLKLVDDQTNILNFKNNYDQNMELTEDEMVEIIGENLRNFCKDKIIILNNFDNKSFSRSKRSTDKKRYQGQTQTQFVSFGSKNSNQETKNGLAEALSQPDLSRATVSGLNGMGQAQSQSSFGECDECSGQDYRTHSTHVDNPHLGNFPSLRPINSVPQNENSRPYSVSNTNRQAPGLQNEENQREHSINGQYPDTYPGSGTNNTLPGNQYQGYGRTPSIDGQYTSSETNNKLPGNRNQGSGINPSIVSQYPGLGTNNNIPGNRDHGYGNVPYFYDQYPGKNQGSESNNTKELGNIDSGRVYSSANEQNPNLANTNSPESKKTVNNDAVYPNTYSINSSPLNPSSWDYPNKIDTNNPNVDQQINQSGFPNIPSGLGHGILTPHNTPNSEWTRPSYNPQVPVTTSIGHQNKPSNYPSIPIHNYQQQMPNVLGQLSPKKPISSDTNSQNEQGIKNEAAGTIHNGYPLSSNIHGGQGYTTLNLPSLCNFLYQTCLNALSNNKRVNEFQITNSQNNERIPNEGKQVGITQVPITQQQGYPLYGGENNQNQIQPSYGLPQDTLGSGVPSVQHPGYTPSGGNLNPIQHSYGQPQGTLGSGGSGFQRHGYVPSGGNVYQMEPNYGEPQGTLGSEGPGFQQPGYVPSGGNINHIQPSYGQPQGSLGSGGLGFQQPEYNPSGGNINQIQPSYYQPQGTLGSGGSSVQQSGNVPSGGNINQIQPQGTLGSGGSGFQQPGYVSWGGNANQMEPNYGQPQGTLGSGGPGFQQSGYVASGGNINQMQPNFGQPQGTLGSGGSGVQQSGNVPSGGNINQIQPQGTLGSGGSGFQRPSYVPSGGNINQMQPNFGQPQGTLGSGGIGVQQPENVPSGGNINQIQPQGTLGSRGSGVQQSRNVPSGGNINQIQPQGTLGSGGTGVQQPGYASSGGNINQMQPNFGQPQGTLGSGGTGVQQPGYASTGGNINPIQPSYGQPRGTLGSGRLGFQQPGYNPSGGNINQIQPSYGQPEGTLGSGGTGVQQPGYASSGGNINQMQPNFGQPQGTLGSGGTGVQQPGYASTGGNINPIQPNYGQPRGTLGSGGSGFQRPGYVPSGGNINQMQPSYGQPQGTLGSGGSGVQQSGNVPSGGNINQMQPSYGQPQGTLGSGGLGFQQPGYNPSGGNINQMQPIYGQPQGTLGSGGSGVQQSGNVPSGGNINQIQPQGTLGSGGSGFQRPGYVPSGGNINQMQPNFVQPQGTLGSRGTGVQQPENVPSSGNINQIQPQGIFGSGGSGFQRPDYVPSGGNINQMQPNFGQPQGTLGSGGTGVQQPENVPSGGNLNQIQSQGTLGSGGSGVQQSGNVPSGGNINQIQPGYGQPQGTLGSGGLGFQQPGYNPSGGNINQIQPSYGQPQGTFGSGGSGVQQSGNVPSGGNINQIQPTYDQPQDTLGSSGTGVQQPGYSPPGEPNRNGLSSVQSPLDGKRVPQSYPGSYGDNSFRGPSLKPGSEMENINPSPNPIIGGQFGTDISSGGSVTPIDTEGGDAQSMTNVDVDGQETRASASAQGKSKTGMSQTQVSGSYLGTGTFSAQAQTSDSDKGAQSQIVSNTNGTTSTAQGKGGRGQAQSQVLYNADNGIALGEAQSSGINYGTNTQLQAGIKGGVADAQSTGPGSTSSQAQIGFLPHESNNSTNQKSLFKGSGSTSAQGGSYSGQSQSQLYGSYKHGISYNGAAQASTGKKLQNLPKLNLADAKLKIGQLERSNNEVKNQTNALPNLQPIPIVLRSQNQVENSNVDNQKQQNISSTQTPSILPQESSKNIDVYPEYEDNDEYDEDSDETVNTKSVQTKKETIPNQEQNIILKLDDKHDAQITRDSDSQLKSGQVLDAGQVIPGTNGTKIPNGFRGRVASVAGDHTEAKAIPGGQAQTQTVFLTPGVGSLTVVDKTKLRAQLNKESYVKPIKSFKTEINGGIGKFKPDEKNVQYFTKSSTCGYFSFSCNYVNGAKDGPKICKPNPPPFPCQKTNN
- the LOC132945979 gene encoding uncharacterized PE-PGRS family protein PE_PGRS54-like isoform X3 — translated: MLNKSTNDIGTSSAISNTEFFDKEKKITAHKNEMTKECVLKLVDDQTNILNFKNNYDQNMELTEDEMVEIIGENLRNFCKDKIIILNNFDNKSFSRSKRSTDKKRYQGQTQTQFVSFGSKNSNQETKNGLAEALSQPDLSRATVSGLNGMGQAQSQSSFGECDECSGQDYRTHSTHVDNPHLGNFPSLRPINSVPQNENSRPYSVSNTNRQAPGLQNEENQREHSINGQYPDTYPGSGTNNTLPGNQYQGYGRTPSIDGQYTSSETNNKLPGNRNQGSGINPSIVSQYPGLGTNNNIPGNRDHGYGNVPYFYDQYPGKNQGSESNNTKELGNIDSGRVYSSANEQNPNLANTNSPESKKTVNNDAVYPNTYSINSSPLNPSSWDYPNKIDTNNPNVDQQINQSGFPNIPSGLGHGILTPHNTPNSEWTRPSYNPQVPVTTSIGHQNKPSNYPSIPIHNYQQQMPNVLGQLSPKKPISSDTNSQNEQGIKNEAAGTIHNGYPLSSNIHGGQGYTTLNLPSLCNFLYQTCLNALSNNKRVNEFQITNSQNNERIPNEGKQVGITQVPITQQQGYPLYGGENNQNQIQPSYGLPQDTLGSGVPSVQHPGYTPSGGNLNPIQHSYGQPQGTLGSGGSGFQRHGYVPSGGNVYQMEPNYGEPQGTLGSEGPGFQQPGYVPSGGNINHIQPSYGQPQGSLGSGGLGFQQPEYNPSGGNINQIQPSYYQPQGTLGSGGSSVQQSGNVPSGGNINQIQPQGTLGSGGSGFQQPGYVSWGGNANQMEPNYGQPQGTLGSGGPGFQQSGYVASGGNINQMQPNFGQPQGTLGSGGSGVQQSGNVPSGGNINQIQPQGTLGSGGSGFQRPSYVPSGGNINQMQPNFGQPQGTLGSGGIGVQQPENVPSGGNINQIQPQGTLGSRGSGVQQSRNVPSGGNINQIQPQGTLGSGGTGVQQPGYASSGGNINQMQPNFGQPQGTLGSGGTGVQQPGYASTGGNINPIQPSYGQPRGTLGSGRLGFQQPGYNPSGGNINQIQPSYGQPEGTLGSGGTGVQQPGYASSGGNINQMQPNFGQPQGTLGSGGTGVQQPGYASTGGNINPIQPNYGQPRGTLGSGGSGFQRPGYVPSGGNINQMQPSYGQPQGTLGSGGSGVQQSGNVPSGGNINQMQPQGTLGSGRSGFQRPGYDPSGGNINQMQPSYGQPQGTLGSGGLGFQQPGYNPSGGNINQMQPIYGQPQGTLGSGGSGVQQSGNVPSGGNINQIQPQGTLGSGGSGFQRPGYVPSGGNINQMQPNFVQPQGTLGSRGTGVQQPENVPSSGNINQIQPQGIFGSGGSGFQRPDYVPSGGNINQMQPNFGQPQGTLGSGGTGVQQPENVPSGGNLNQIQSQGTLGSGGSGVQQSGNVPSGGNINQIQPGYGQPQGTLGSGGLGFQQPGYNPSGGNINQIQPSYGQPQGTFGSGGSGVQQSGNVPSGGNINQIQPTYDQPQDTLGSSGTGVQQPGYSPPGEPNRNGLSSVQSPLDGKRVPQSYPGSYGDNSFRGPSLKPGSEMENINPSPNPIIGGQFGTDISSGGSVTPIDTEGGDAQSMTNVDVDGQETRASASAQGKSKTGMSQTQVSGSYLGTGTFSAQAQTSDSDKGAQSQIVSNTNGTTSTAQGKGGRGQAQSQVLYNADNGIALGEAQSSGINYGTNTQLQAGIKGGVADAQSTGPGSTSSQAQIGFLPHESNNSTNQKSLFKGSGSTSAQGGSYSGQSQSQLYGSYKHGISYNGAAQASTGKKLQNLPKLNLADAKLKIGQLERSNNEVKNQTNALPNLQPIPIVLRSQNQVENSNVDNQKQQNISSTQTPSILPQESSKNIDVYPEYEDNDEYDEDSDETVNTKSVQTKKETIPNQEQNIILKLDDKHDAQITRDSDSQLKSGQVLDAGQVIPGTNGTKIPNGFRGRVASVAGDHTEAKAIPGGQAQTQTVFLTPGVGSLTVVDKTKLRAQLNKESYVKPIKSFKTEINGGIGKFKPDEKNVQYFTKSSTCGYFSFSCNYVNGAKDGPKICKPNPPPFPCQKTNN